From one Burkholderia latens genomic stretch:
- a CDS encoding IS5 family transposase, with protein sequence MPHKHNAARRHHIPKMAHRVTNWPEYEAGLRSRGSLTVWITPEALAQWRAPRRTTPGGQPRYSDRAIETALMLGSALRMRLRQAEGLLGSVLRLMSLTLPVPDHTTLSRRAKRRPALSVAPLPDGPLDLLVDSTGLQVYGAGQWLQEKHGVKSRRSWRKLHLAVDADTGQIVAHTLTDQDGDDPSQVAPLLDQIPGELGRFIADGAHDGAPTYQTVTRHSASAQIVIPPRSSAVRSCETGPPTQRDRHLESIAAQGRLAWQKASGYGRRALVETTMGRYKALIGARLRARDPEAQQTEVAIGVAVLNRMLAAARPKSVRCKVHAA encoded by the coding sequence ATGCCGCACAAGCATAACGCCGCTCGCCGGCATCACATCCCGAAGATGGCGCACCGCGTGACGAACTGGCCTGAGTACGAAGCGGGCCTGCGCAGCCGGGGCAGCCTGACGGTGTGGATCACGCCCGAGGCGCTCGCGCAGTGGCGGGCGCCGCGGCGCACCACGCCGGGCGGCCAGCCGCGTTATTCGGACCGGGCGATCGAGACCGCGCTGATGTTGGGCAGTGCGCTGCGCATGCGGCTGCGGCAAGCCGAAGGCCTGCTCGGTTCGGTGCTGCGGCTGATGAGCCTGACGCTGCCGGTGCCCGATCACACCACGCTGAGCCGGCGCGCGAAGCGGCGCCCCGCGCTCAGCGTTGCACCATTGCCCGACGGTCCACTGGACCTGCTGGTCGACAGCACCGGGCTGCAGGTCTACGGTGCGGGGCAGTGGCTGCAGGAGAAACACGGTGTGAAGTCGCGCCGCAGCTGGCGCAAGCTGCATCTGGCCGTCGATGCCGACACCGGGCAGATCGTGGCGCACACGCTCACCGATCAGGACGGCGACGATCCGTCCCAGGTCGCGCCGCTGCTGGATCAGATCCCGGGCGAGCTCGGGCGGTTCATCGCCGACGGCGCGCATGACGGTGCCCCGACGTACCAGACGGTCACGCGCCACAGCGCGAGCGCGCAGATCGTGATTCCACCGCGCTCGAGCGCCGTGCGCAGCTGCGAGACCGGGCCGCCCACGCAGCGTGACCGCCATCTCGAATCGATCGCGGCACAGGGGCGGCTGGCCTGGCAGAAGGCGAGCGGTTATGGCCGGCGGGCCCTGGTCGAAACCACGATGGGCCGCTACAAGGCGCTGATCGGCGCGCGTCTGCGGGCACGCGATCCCGAGGCTCAGCAGACCGAAGTGGCGATCGGCGTGGCGGTGCTCAACCGCATGCTGGCCGCGGCACGCCCGAAGTCCGTTCGCTGTAAGGTGCACGCCGCATAG
- the tnpC gene encoding IS66 family transposase, whose amino-acid sequence MSNVTLTAEQYDALLAGRDAAVLERDEVVSQRNTLLEERANLRAELRVVTTERDLYHERLKLFQRRLFAAKSEARDPRQRDLFFDEAEALADGAEPERESDGKVAVGAHQRTRRGRRPLDPALPRVTVRHDLSEAERTCEHDGSTLVQIDVRVREQLDIVPEQIRVIRHEYPVYACPTCDQGMRTAPAPARIIPRSLFTEAALARFVVAKFVDGLPLYRVAAILRRIGGDISRGTLAATVIRLGVAVQPLINLMRDILLDSDIQYGDETTVQVLKEPGRAAQAKSFVWVQMNGTGPPVRLFGYSPTRGTAQAAELYAGVRPGAVLMTDGYAPYDEIARVNQLVHLGCWAHARRYFVEAEAVLPKEKRAGSLPGQFVALIGELFAIEARAKDATDAARYDLRQRDSRPVLVRIGVLLLDNVHAVLPQGKLGQALHYLQGQWPKLIRYVESGAWPMSNNACENAIRPFVVGRKAWLFADTVRGAKASMNLYSLIETCRANGVEPYAYLKTLFTALPHAQTADDYESLLPWQLSTLDV is encoded by the coding sequence ATGTCCAACGTCACGCTCACCGCCGAACAGTATGACGCGCTCCTTGCCGGGCGCGATGCTGCCGTTCTCGAACGGGACGAAGTCGTCAGTCAGCGCAACACGCTGCTCGAGGAACGCGCGAACCTGCGCGCCGAACTGCGCGTGGTGACCACCGAGCGCGACCTCTATCACGAGCGTCTGAAGCTGTTCCAGCGGCGGCTGTTCGCCGCGAAGAGCGAGGCGCGTGATCCGCGCCAGCGCGACCTGTTCTTCGACGAGGCCGAGGCGCTTGCGGACGGCGCGGAACCCGAGCGGGAGAGCGATGGCAAGGTCGCGGTCGGTGCGCACCAGCGCACGCGGCGCGGCCGCCGTCCGCTCGATCCGGCGCTGCCGCGCGTGACGGTGCGCCATGACCTGAGCGAAGCTGAACGTACCTGCGAACACGACGGCTCGACGCTCGTGCAGATCGATGTGCGGGTGCGCGAGCAACTCGACATCGTGCCCGAGCAGATCCGCGTGATCCGCCACGAGTATCCGGTCTATGCGTGCCCCACCTGCGATCAGGGCATGCGCACCGCACCGGCACCGGCGCGCATCATCCCGCGCAGCCTCTTTACCGAAGCAGCGCTCGCGCGGTTCGTGGTGGCGAAGTTCGTCGACGGGCTGCCGCTGTATCGCGTGGCGGCGATTCTGCGGCGCATTGGTGGCGACATCTCGCGCGGCACGCTGGCGGCCACCGTGATCCGGCTAGGCGTCGCGGTGCAGCCGCTGATCAACTTAATGCGCGACATTCTGCTCGACAGCGACATCCAGTACGGAGATGAAACCACCGTGCAGGTGCTCAAGGAACCGGGCCGTGCCGCGCAGGCAAAGAGTTTCGTGTGGGTGCAGATGAACGGCACCGGGCCGCCGGTGCGCCTGTTCGGCTATAGTCCGACGCGCGGCACCGCGCAGGCGGCCGAGCTGTACGCGGGCGTGCGCCCGGGCGCGGTGCTGATGACCGACGGCTACGCGCCATACGACGAGATCGCGCGCGTGAACCAGCTCGTGCATCTGGGCTGCTGGGCGCATGCACGGCGCTACTTTGTCGAGGCCGAGGCGGTGCTGCCCAAAGAGAAGCGCGCAGGTTCACTGCCCGGCCAGTTCGTGGCGCTGATCGGCGAACTGTTCGCGATCGAGGCACGAGCGAAGGACGCAACCGATGCCGCGCGGTACGACCTGAGGCAGCGTGACAGCCGCCCCGTGCTCGTACGTATCGGAGTGCTGCTGCTTGACAACGTGCACGCGGTACTGCCGCAGGGCAAACTCGGGCAGGCGCTGCACTACCTGCAGGGGCAATGGCCGAAACTGATCCGCTACGTGGAAAGCGGCGCGTGGCCGATGTCGAATAACGCCTGTGAGAACGCGATCAGACCGTTTGTCGTCGGCCGCAAGGCATGGTTATTCGCCGACACCGTGCGCGGCGCAAAGGCCTCGATGAACCTGTATTCGCTGATCGAGACGTGCAGGGCCAATGGCGTCGAGCCGTATGCGTATCTCAAAACACTATTCACTGCGTTGCCTCACGCGCAGACCGCCGACGACTATGAGTCGCTGCTGCCGTGGCAACTTTCCACTTTGGATGTGTAA
- the tnpB gene encoding IS66 family insertion sequence element accessory protein TnpB, whose translation MVSSHFRIRKPLTLTGPPSPTPQASPDAARRQIRPLRKTRNQLWDKNGFWLLLKRLEADRFIWPRREQPVIELSVEQLEWLLDGINLDAMKRHPKRSYRTAG comes from the coding sequence ATGGTTTCCAGCCATTTTCGCATCCGCAAACCCTTGACTTTAACCGGTCCGCCCTCGCCAACCCCGCAAGCCAGTCCCGATGCGGCTCGCAGACAAATTCGGCCACTTCGGAAAACCCGCAATCAGTTGTGGGATAAAAACGGCTTCTGGCTCCTGCTGAAGCGGCTCGAGGCGGACCGGTTTATCTGGCCCCGCCGCGAGCAGCCGGTGATCGAGCTGAGTGTCGAGCAGCTGGAATGGCTGCTTGATGGGATCAATCTCGATGCGATGAAACGTCACCCGAAGCGAAGTTACCGCACGGCGGGATAG
- a CDS encoding IS5 family transposase, giving the protein MAGNHGRQAIPTKLSEAQFEQFVLPHLSRGRRGPPPTLPLQKIFNYILQALYMGCQWKMLPIETNANGLPEIHPTRIYRMMRRWQADGSIDRVFAGSVDQLHHDQLLDLSTIHGDGTTTAAKKGGDNLGYSGHKHLKGDKVVAFCDRNCNIIAPFVTAPGNRNESPLLRDALPRLTAMARAIGADLQGSTVSLDGVYDCRENRKAIFNRGMTPNIPENARGRKTPKRGRRRHFDAAVFAERFRTIERVFAWEDTFRRLLLRFERISDVHYALKTLAYTMINLRHYCRR; this is encoded by the coding sequence ATGGCTGGAAACCATGGACGGCAGGCGATTCCGACGAAATTGAGTGAAGCGCAGTTCGAGCAATTTGTCTTGCCGCATCTGAGCCGGGGCCGGCGCGGGCCGCCGCCGACATTGCCGTTGCAGAAGATCTTCAACTACATCCTGCAGGCGCTCTATATGGGGTGCCAGTGGAAGATGCTGCCGATCGAAACGAATGCAAACGGGCTGCCTGAAATCCACCCCACACGCATCTACCGAATGATGCGACGCTGGCAGGCCGACGGCAGCATCGACCGGGTCTTTGCGGGCTCAGTTGATCAACTCCACCATGACCAGCTCCTCGACCTCTCGACCATCCACGGCGACGGCACGACGACGGCGGCAAAGAAAGGCGGCGACAACCTCGGTTACAGCGGGCACAAGCACCTCAAGGGCGACAAGGTGGTGGCCTTCTGCGATCGCAACTGCAACATCATCGCGCCGTTCGTGACGGCGCCAGGCAACCGCAACGAATCGCCCCTGTTGCGCGACGCGCTGCCCAGACTCACCGCCATGGCCCGTGCCATCGGCGCAGACCTGCAAGGCTCAACCGTCAGTCTGGATGGCGTCTACGACTGCCGCGAAAACCGCAAGGCGATCTTCAACCGCGGCATGACTCCGAACATCCCGGAGAATGCGCGCGGGCGCAAAACACCGAAGCGGGGTCGCAGGCGGCATTTCGATGCAGCCGTCTTCGCGGAGCGCTTTAGAACCATCGAACGCGTGTTTGCCTGGGAAGACACGTTCCGCCGTCTGCTGCTGCGCTTCGAACGCATCAGTGACGTGCACTATGCGCTCAAGACGCTGGCCTACACGATGATCAACCTGCGGCACTACTGCCGCCGCTGA
- a CDS encoding replication initiation protein — protein sequence MAVGKQKSGSSLIASVPSSELRKHVGTVHVGGDLGLLGRKLSNVLLLNAYDNLLKKSVHEIPVGIMSEMLGFDSKNTSALKEALKKISTTPIEFDILHAAGDEEWGVTTLLSSANIRNGIVTYEYSSALANKLANPEIYLLININVQKQFSGAYALALYENCLRFKRTGSTGWISVDIWRKLLGAEASTYDEFKHFNSEVIKKAVKEVNTVSNILITPEYERQNRRVAKIRFLVEDNPQRSMYDESDSEEQAAIRDSETYRRLVKLGISGRLAVDWIQHDPDRATKTAQYVEQQIRNKKIKKNAGGYARTVFEGGGDIETVEVIEESARRAQKAVIDEAEAAADARSKLIATAIRGLSSDERSEFVRQYAASGGAVGSYVEAEGVFKNVLEKTAFTAWLAGRIGETLA from the coding sequence ATGGCGGTGGGAAAACAAAAATCCGGTAGCTCGTTGATTGCCAGTGTGCCGTCGAGCGAACTTCGCAAGCACGTTGGTACGGTGCATGTCGGTGGCGATCTCGGGTTGCTTGGGCGGAAGTTGTCGAATGTCCTACTGCTGAACGCCTACGACAACCTGTTGAAGAAATCAGTTCATGAGATTCCCGTTGGGATCATGAGCGAGATGCTGGGGTTCGATAGTAAGAACACGAGTGCACTCAAGGAAGCGCTCAAGAAGATCTCGACCACTCCGATTGAGTTCGATATCTTGCATGCGGCTGGGGACGAGGAGTGGGGAGTCACAACCCTTCTGAGCTCGGCGAACATCCGGAACGGGATCGTCACATACGAGTACAGCAGCGCACTCGCGAACAAGCTCGCGAATCCAGAAATCTACTTGCTCATCAACATCAACGTTCAAAAGCAGTTCAGTGGGGCGTATGCGCTCGCTTTGTATGAAAACTGCTTGCGATTCAAACGCACGGGGTCGACTGGTTGGATATCGGTCGACATCTGGCGAAAGCTTCTCGGCGCCGAAGCGTCAACATATGACGAGTTCAAACACTTCAATTCGGAAGTGATCAAAAAGGCGGTGAAGGAAGTAAACACGGTATCGAATATATTGATCACTCCGGAGTACGAACGACAGAACCGTCGTGTCGCCAAGATCCGTTTCTTGGTGGAGGACAATCCGCAGCGGTCGATGTACGACGAGAGTGATAGTGAGGAGCAGGCCGCGATCCGCGATTCTGAAACCTATCGTCGGCTCGTGAAGCTTGGTATCTCGGGCCGACTTGCTGTCGATTGGATCCAGCATGATCCAGATCGGGCGACGAAGACGGCCCAGTATGTAGAGCAGCAGATTCGGAACAAGAAGATTAAAAAGAATGCTGGCGGATACGCGCGCACGGTATTCGAAGGCGGGGGAGACATCGAGACGGTTGAGGTGATTGAAGAGTCCGCGCGTCGGGCGCAGAAGGCAGTGATCGATGAAGCAGAGGCCGCGGCAGATGCGAGGTCGAAGCTGATCGCTACTGCGATTCGCGGTCTGTCGTCGGACGAGCGGAGCGAGTTCGTGCGCCAATATGCAGCGTCTGGGGGCGCCGTCGGGTCGTATGTCGAAGCAGAAGGGGTGTTCAAGAACGTTCTCGAGAAAACTGCCTTCACCGCATGGCTTGCGGGTAGGATTGGCGAAACGCTCGCGTAA
- a CDS encoding antitoxin: protein MPTHDTRHARLFRNGRSQAVRIPREFELPVSEVTIHREGRRLIIEPVEAAPLRELFAQWTPLDETFPDIEDLPPEPVDIE from the coding sequence ATGCCAACCCATGACACCCGCCACGCGCGCCTGTTTCGCAACGGGCGCAGCCAGGCCGTGCGGATCCCGCGCGAATTCGAATTACCGGTCTCGGAGGTCACCATCCACCGGGAAGGCCGCCGCTTGATCATCGAGCCCGTAGAGGCCGCGCCCTTGCGCGAGCTGTTCGCCCAATGGACCCCGCTGGACGAGACGTTTCCGGACATCGAGGACCTTCCGCCTGAACCGGTCGACATCGAATGA
- a CDS encoding type II toxin-antitoxin system VapC family toxin codes for MTLYLLDTNILSNVIRDPRGACATRIGETPPEQVCTSIVVAAELRFGVWKRGSSTLAQRVEQLLASLTVLPLQPDADRCYGRLRAELEKQGQLIGANDMLIAAHALAVDAVLVTDNTAEFTRVAGLPVENWLRSAT; via the coding sequence ATGACGCTGTACCTGCTCGATACCAACATTTTGTCGAACGTGATCCGCGACCCGCGCGGCGCATGCGCCACCCGGATCGGAGAGACCCCGCCGGAGCAAGTGTGCACCTCGATCGTCGTCGCCGCGGAACTGCGGTTCGGCGTCTGGAAGCGCGGCTCGTCGACGCTCGCGCAGCGCGTCGAGCAACTGCTCGCGAGCCTGACCGTGTTGCCGCTGCAGCCCGACGCGGACCGCTGCTACGGGCGGTTGCGGGCCGAGCTCGAGAAGCAAGGCCAGCTGATCGGCGCCAACGACATGCTGATCGCCGCGCACGCGCTGGCCGTCGACGCCGTGCTGGTCACGGACAACACGGCTGAATTCACCCGCGTTGCCGGGCTGCCGGTCGAAAACTGGCTGCGATCGGCGACATAA
- a CDS encoding helix-turn-helix domain-containing protein, translating to MEKIEDGVLYVYRCPACGKRGEVHHPDDSYDGAAATCEKCYGPVTLEWDGGVTFEIAPRVPAGHPPTAAELVGMRTRHGRTQAGVAERLGVTTRQVQRWEAGVGTMPVASWQLLCREWGTRFREDFAPASGPMTRGWDTLRDTARDTIERGDVVHLQAIAGPLVVATVCADRVHDGLVDEHAYGAIVTGLGAAYPAGAPLERFTLGERVSFARDNVIHLEQRVPRTQPRDGGQQHDD from the coding sequence ATGGAGAAGATCGAAGACGGCGTGCTGTACGTGTACCGCTGCCCGGCCTGCGGCAAACGCGGCGAGGTCCATCACCCGGACGACAGCTACGACGGCGCGGCGGCCACCTGCGAGAAATGCTACGGCCCGGTCACGCTCGAGTGGGACGGGGGCGTGACGTTCGAGATCGCCCCCCGCGTGCCGGCGGGCCACCCGCCGACCGCGGCCGAGCTGGTCGGCATGCGTACGCGGCATGGACGCACCCAGGCCGGCGTCGCCGAGCGGCTGGGCGTGACCACCCGGCAGGTGCAGCGCTGGGAGGCCGGCGTCGGCACGATGCCGGTCGCGTCCTGGCAGCTGCTGTGCCGCGAGTGGGGCACGCGCTTCCGGGAGGACTTCGCGCCGGCGTCGGGCCCGATGACGCGCGGCTGGGACACGCTGCGCGACACTGCACGCGACACCATCGAGCGCGGCGACGTCGTGCACCTGCAGGCGATCGCCGGGCCGCTGGTCGTGGCGACCGTGTGTGCCGATCGCGTCCACGACGGCCTGGTCGACGAGCACGCGTATGGCGCGATCGTGACGGGGCTGGGCGCCGCGTATCCCGCCGGTGCGCCTCTCGAACGCTTTACCCTGGGCGAGCGCGTGAGCTTCGCGCGGGACAACGTGATCCACCTCGAGCAGCGCGTGCCGCGCACGCAACCTCGTGACGGAGGGCAGCAGCATGACGACTAA
- a CDS encoding HNH endonuclease has translation MGSKRFRNKTCVYCGLEGGANTADHVIAREFFLMAGRDNLPKVPACQECNTVKSRLEHYVLSVLLMGSVHDDAIEALATQLGPRLAKNDALSRALLIGQRDRFIRQPDGNWSTGMSVPFDGEKLAILCCYIALGLAWHHWHLQIAPLAVASANMFTGTGQATFEDLLARCEAGGRVEHTIGNGVFEYRGVYLRTNPRITLWQMRFFGGVELGTYRQRGQTARSLFVATNDDPDWIAARNARRVPGRAPIGLGAADDERAASAPTGPA, from the coding sequence TTGGGCAGCAAGCGATTTCGGAACAAGACGTGCGTGTATTGCGGGTTGGAGGGAGGCGCGAATACGGCCGACCATGTGATCGCGCGCGAGTTTTTTCTCATGGCCGGTCGCGACAACCTCCCGAAGGTGCCGGCCTGTCAAGAATGCAACACAGTGAAGTCGCGCCTCGAACACTACGTGCTGTCCGTTTTGCTCATGGGGAGCGTACACGATGATGCGATCGAGGCGCTCGCCACGCAGCTCGGTCCGCGACTTGCCAAAAATGACGCGTTGAGCCGCGCGCTGCTTATCGGGCAGCGCGATCGCTTTATCAGGCAACCTGACGGCAACTGGTCCACCGGGATGTCGGTGCCATTCGACGGCGAGAAGTTGGCCATCTTGTGCTGCTACATCGCGCTCGGGCTCGCCTGGCACCACTGGCATCTCCAGATTGCGCCGCTCGCGGTAGCGTCCGCGAACATGTTTACGGGAACGGGGCAGGCGACTTTCGAAGACCTGTTGGCGCGATGCGAGGCCGGCGGCCGAGTCGAGCACACGATCGGTAACGGCGTATTCGAGTACCGCGGCGTGTATCTGCGCACCAATCCGCGCATCACCTTATGGCAGATGAGGTTCTTTGGCGGAGTCGAGCTCGGCACGTATCGCCAACGAGGCCAGACGGCACGCAGCCTGTTCGTCGCGACCAACGACGACCCGGATTGGATCGCGGCACGAAACGCGCGACGTGTGCCGGGTCGCGCGCCGATTGGACTTGGTGCGGCAGACGACGAACGAGCCGCCTCGGCACCGACCGGACCCGCGTGA
- a CDS encoding phage integrase family protein, translated as MANRPQQLAQVPLRSYSRTEFTALRARVKGLPIETIERLYFDRDAAEPVDVAQLLRTMRDDLVAAALRDGSPVLKSHLQAAIEKYGEPRLTPVSLQLIEQVAAQWAIALPQAEHPVGRWFRSIVAARLEGEGIHTLGELVAFVNRRGGQWWRSVPRIGVGRARVLVAWLRRHAAPIGAAVEVDVDAGDALAPTSAGVTAGAGQLAPLERLALPDALSGAHGANRAPVFAYLGAAHDLDAVRAYLHRYDDRPATQRVYKKELERLVLWCVAERSVALSSMRVEDCEAYKAFLAAPGERFTGPPVARTSRQWRPFAPGGLAPESQRYAVRAIRAAFTWLVAVRYLAGNPWAAVSDPSVVKRVRKLQVERALPLSLWTRVRATLAERGELQGPSGPRWRAARALLLLMGDGGLRIAEAAAVTRAALVWMPAEDDTPASWLLEVIGKGNKQRYVPISDECVDALRAHWRDRGQDLDEATATKPPGLPLVAPLVIPPTPRALEKFGEPVDTTEEGAGTATGAGYSVRGARGLTQWAIAQLLEVMEDLSEPERRKLASTSPHAFRHTVGTQMLAAGVALEVVQRTLGHASLGTTSIYVSPEEARMRREAAKYHARLAAGAAKRAG; from the coding sequence ATGGCCAATCGTCCCCAGCAGCTGGCCCAGGTGCCGTTGCGCAGCTACAGCCGAACCGAATTCACGGCGCTGCGAGCGCGCGTGAAAGGCTTGCCGATCGAGACGATCGAGCGGCTGTACTTCGATCGCGATGCTGCCGAACCGGTTGACGTCGCGCAGTTGCTGCGCACCATGCGCGATGACCTGGTGGCGGCTGCGCTGCGCGACGGTTCGCCGGTATTGAAATCTCACCTGCAGGCGGCGATCGAGAAATACGGCGAGCCGCGCCTGACGCCCGTGTCGCTGCAGCTGATCGAGCAGGTCGCCGCGCAGTGGGCGATCGCGCTGCCGCAGGCCGAGCATCCCGTCGGCCGTTGGTTCCGCTCGATCGTCGCCGCGCGCCTGGAGGGCGAGGGCATCCACACGCTCGGCGAGCTCGTCGCGTTCGTGAACCGCCGCGGCGGGCAGTGGTGGCGATCGGTACCACGCATCGGTGTCGGCCGGGCGCGTGTGCTGGTTGCCTGGCTGCGGCGTCACGCGGCGCCGATCGGCGCCGCTGTCGAGGTCGACGTCGACGCCGGCGACGCGCTTGCGCCGACGTCCGCAGGCGTCACCGCCGGCGCTGGACAGCTGGCGCCGCTCGAGCGCCTCGCGCTGCCCGACGCGCTGTCCGGGGCGCACGGTGCGAACCGGGCGCCCGTATTCGCGTATCTGGGTGCCGCGCACGATCTGGATGCGGTGCGCGCGTACTTGCATCGATACGACGACCGACCCGCGACGCAGCGAGTCTACAAGAAGGAGCTCGAGCGGCTCGTGTTGTGGTGCGTGGCGGAGCGCAGCGTCGCGTTGTCGTCAATGCGCGTCGAGGATTGCGAGGCGTACAAGGCGTTTCTCGCGGCGCCGGGCGAGCGCTTTACGGGGCCGCCAGTCGCGCGCACGAGTCGCCAGTGGCGGCCATTCGCGCCGGGCGGCCTCGCACCGGAAAGCCAGCGCTACGCGGTGCGTGCGATTCGTGCGGCGTTCACGTGGCTGGTCGCCGTGCGGTATCTGGCCGGCAACCCGTGGGCGGCCGTCTCCGATCCTAGCGTCGTCAAGCGCGTGCGTAAGCTGCAGGTCGAGCGGGCGCTCCCGCTCAGCCTTTGGACGCGCGTCCGCGCGACGCTGGCCGAACGCGGCGAGCTGCAGGGCCCGAGCGGACCGCGCTGGCGCGCCGCGCGTGCGCTGTTGCTGCTGATGGGAGACGGCGGCCTGCGGATCGCCGAGGCGGCCGCGGTGACGCGTGCGGCGCTGGTCTGGATGCCGGCGGAGGACGACACGCCGGCCAGTTGGTTGCTCGAGGTGATCGGCAAGGGCAACAAGCAGCGTTACGTGCCGATCAGCGACGAGTGTGTCGACGCGCTGCGCGCGCACTGGCGCGATCGCGGCCAGGATCTCGACGAGGCCACCGCGACCAAGCCGCCCGGCTTGCCGCTGGTGGCGCCGCTGGTGATCCCGCCGACGCCGCGGGCCCTTGAGAAATTCGGTGAGCCCGTCGACACAACCGAAGAGGGGGCTGGCACCGCAACCGGAGCGGGCTACTCTGTACGCGGCGCGCGCGGACTCACGCAATGGGCGATCGCGCAACTGCTCGAGGTGATGGAGGATCTTTCCGAACCGGAGCGCCGTAAGCTGGCCAGCACATCGCCTCACGCATTTCGCCACACGGTCGGCACCCAGATGTTGGCTGCGGGCGTCGCGCTCGAGGTCGTACAGCGCACGCTCGGTCACGCGTCGCTCGGCACGACGTCGATCTACGTGTCGCCGGAAGAGGCGCGGATGCGCCGGGAGGCGGCGAAGTATCACGCGCGGCTGGCGGCTGGCGCGGCCAAGCGAGCGGGGTAA
- a CDS encoding HEPN domain-containing protein, with protein MKLDALEVLEGYFWRPGDTETLSGRLRISEVGKGELELLGAFDGSLGAFTPESANVAMIHGLIEGGEVTLYDCFYIKRSLGIGTVSRSKLRVGPVFRGAHLPAKADVRFSELDLAISGLGDWLQIRGITSRLEFDAASNTLKSVSVSYIPPPVIHVVVPGLRIGFEFRCTAPFGGQSSGAAITQQARMTIAPDVPLPFEALLEQAGRLVNFLSFAADEVLSIEAIEALSPNATIDLDSGTKPLPLKVFFETSTETTTVDLHRHTMLFAYPDVAGQLAQMMAVWLERHEVLAPAFNLYFGVRSGRHSYLESAFLSIAQALETLHDRTTDATLESPEEFAKRVERIMAGCPQEYQEWLAEELAYANKPTLRNRLKAMLKPFAGHFGNAEARKKFIDRAVDTRNYLTHYDPRLAERAAQGVEIYYLTTKLEALFQLQLLSMVGVTDAQIAALVTSNQKLRHRLGMVGS; from the coding sequence ATGAAACTGGATGCTCTGGAGGTGCTGGAAGGGTATTTCTGGCGGCCGGGTGATACCGAAACGCTGAGCGGCCGCCTGCGTATTTCCGAGGTGGGGAAGGGGGAGCTGGAATTGCTGGGCGCTTTTGACGGGTCGTTGGGCGCGTTCACCCCGGAGTCCGCCAACGTCGCCATGATTCATGGGTTGATCGAAGGCGGGGAGGTGACGCTTTACGATTGCTTCTATATCAAGCGAAGCTTGGGTATTGGCACGGTATCGCGTTCGAAGTTACGGGTGGGCCCGGTATTTCGTGGGGCACACCTCCCGGCGAAAGCCGACGTCCGTTTCAGTGAACTCGATCTGGCGATTTCGGGTTTGGGCGACTGGCTTCAAATTCGCGGGATCACATCGCGGCTCGAATTCGACGCTGCCAGCAATACGTTGAAGTCGGTGAGCGTCAGCTATATTCCACCACCGGTGATTCACGTGGTCGTGCCTGGCCTGCGCATCGGATTCGAATTCCGATGCACCGCGCCCTTTGGCGGTCAGTCGAGTGGCGCGGCCATCACGCAACAAGCGCGCATGACGATCGCGCCCGACGTACCGTTGCCGTTTGAGGCGCTGCTCGAGCAAGCCGGGCGCCTTGTCAACTTTCTGTCATTCGCGGCAGACGAAGTGCTGTCGATCGAGGCAATCGAGGCCCTTTCGCCGAACGCCACCATCGATTTGGACTCGGGGACCAAGCCTCTCCCGCTCAAGGTGTTTTTCGAGACCAGTACAGAGACGACGACAGTCGATCTCCATCGCCACACCATGCTGTTTGCTTATCCGGACGTGGCCGGCCAGTTGGCGCAGATGATGGCGGTCTGGCTCGAACGTCATGAGGTGCTGGCGCCGGCGTTCAATCTGTATTTCGGGGTTCGCTCAGGGCGGCATTCGTATCTGGAGAGCGCATTCCTGTCGATCGCGCAGGCGCTGGAGACGCTGCACGATCGAACAACCGACGCGACGCTCGAGTCGCCGGAGGAATTTGCGAAGCGGGTCGAGCGGATCATGGCCGGTTGCCCGCAAGAGTATCAGGAATGGCTCGCCGAGGAACTCGCCTACGCCAACAAACCGACGCTGCGCAACCGGTTGAAAGCCATGCTGAAACCTTTCGCGGGACATTTCGGCAACGCGGAGGCCCGAAAGAAGTTCATCGACAGGGCGGTCGATACGCGAAACTACCTCACCCATTACGATCCCCGGCTGGCCGAGCGCGCGGCGCAGGGCGTGGAGATCTATTATCTGACGACGAAGCTCGAGGCACTGTTTCAACTGCAGCTGCTGTCGATGGTCGGTGTCACGGATGCACAAATCGCCGCGCTGGTCACGTCGAATCAAAAACTGCGCCACCGACTCGGGATGGTGGGAAGCTGA